The genomic DNA GTTATCTCTTGCTCTGACTTTGCAAGTTTAAATTTGAGGTCGCTGATCTGTCTGTTGGCATCCCCTAGAGGGTAAAAGAAAGGACAATGTGTTAAGCTCCCTGGCCTCGAAGGGTTAAAACAGCTCTTCCTGAGGACTGACTCTTTACATTCTGCTCATCTTGCAAATTGGAAGCTCTGGCCCGTGGCTCCACCACCTGCCACAGCGAAAAACTGGAGACTGGGCGCTCACCAGGAGCCCAGGCTGGGAACCTGCCTGTGCATTCGAACAGGAGaccccaggggagggagggggacagaaagggagagacagaccATGTGAGCCAAGATGACAAAGACTTGGTGgagtgggaagggggagagagactGGACCCAGTTTTATGTATTAAACCTGTTTCTAGTTTTTTGGCATACGAATGTGCCTCTCagtttctccaggtctcagcagaTCCAAAGACTTGCCGTGTCCAGCAAAGTAAACGTGGTATCCACCCTGCTCAGAGAGGCAATGCCCTGACTCTGCCCACTTGCCCTCCTTGCTCTTTTGGGTTCAGGGGCCTTGGGGGGGGCGGCGTGGGGAAGCCCAGGAGTTTGCTGCCATTTACTTTGTAGATCCATGACGTGCACATCTGTCCCGTTTTCCAAGACCTCATCTTCAGATCGCAGATTGTCTAGCTTGTTGTTCTTCTGTTTCCCCTCCAGCTGCGCTTTGAGTTTCTTAATCTGGAAACACCACCCGTAAAATGTGTTAATTTATTTTCTAGAGGAAAGTGAAAAGCTGAGTTTAGAGTCTGTCAGAGGGGAAACGTGAGACATGAAAGCCCATACCCGGGAGTAGAGCGGGCCCTTGCCTGGGGCTCGCTGGCATCCCCAGAGTGCCAGAGACGAGACAGGAGAGAATGTGCTGGAAGCTACGGCCCGCAGGCGGCTCCCCCGGCCACCTCCAAAGACCAGCCAAGACAGTAAGATACCTGCCGCTCAGTTATTCTGCTAGCATTCTCAGGAAGTAGCACATGGCCCAATGAATAAAAAAGGAATTATTCTTCTTTAACCATATCAGCCAGTTCTTGTCTTgctctttttggtcagttgtggggtatggactcagggcctgggctctgtccctgtgctcaaggctagtgctctaccacttgagccacagcaccactttgagaAGGTATTTGTGAGGAGCAAGCTCCTCTGGGACTCAGGAGATGACCTatcaaatacttaaaatatttatgctCCTCTTCCTGATGCTTTATGCACAGGGAGGCCAGAGGGGCCGCTTCGGGCCCTCCGGGAGTGAAGGACTGCAATGAAGTCTGGAAGAAAACCTTGCCCGTTCTCATGGAGCCCATCAAGCGGCCGGTTTCCCAGCCCTCAGGGAAGGGGCCAGAGCCACAGGCGAAGGACGGGCGGGCAGCGGGGTGCCCTGGCTGCGGTTTTCTAGCGTCTAGGGCGGGTTCTCCCCCGTCCTTTGTGTTTGATTTCTAATCTCTGCGGAGTCATGCCTTTCTCCTCCCATTCTTCTCATTAAATACAGACCTAAGGTTGCATGCTCCTCGAAGAAGAGCATTACAGAACTACAGTGGATGTGGGTGTGTATTCTTAAAAGAGGCACAGGACCTTTGAGAGACTCCTACTGTATTCAGTGCTTCATCCAACTCTCAAAGCATCTCACAGATAGTGAAAGGCAATTGCATTTGATTATGAGGGACACTGGCAGGACTGAGTTTCTTTTAAAAGTGGCTGTAGAATAATAACTGTCCTGCATATAAGAAAGATCAACTAGGACAGCTACTTACTGGttttggggggagagaaaggtCAGAAAGAGCAACCAAGTTAGTTTAAACCATTCTGAGCTGTACCAATGAATGCCTGCCCAAGATACTGCTGGATTCTGAGAGCACAAATTGGATGTTCATGGGCAGGCTGTTGGGGAGGAGTAGACACTAGGACTGGGACACGTCCTGCCTCTCAATGGTTAAACTCGGCCTTCCACAACATTTATTTATCTGGTGTGTCAAATTCAGCTCCATGGCTTTCAGTCTTTGAGACATCCTCACATGACTTAGGACATTCTATTTGGATAAAATCatcaaggcagggctgggaatgtggcccagtggcaagagtgcttgcctcgtatacataaagccctgggttccattcctcagtaccacatatatggaaaaagtcagaagtggcgctgtaattcaagtagtggagtgctagccttgggaaaacaaaaagaagccaagggacagtgttcaggccctgagttcaggccccaggactggcaaaaaaaaaatcatcaagacAACACAGTTGGTTAGTGTGGCAAGTATTTTCGGCATGATGTATTTAggggttttcttctttctcccaacAGCACTGAGTAGGCCTTTGTACTTCCTGGGAGGTACTCTATTGCTTTATCCACACCTCTAGCTGTTTTTGCCCTCATTGTTTTTTAAACAGGGTCATACTTTTTGCCCAAACCAGACTATTTGTTATAGCTCTACATTATCGATTATATCTACATATccatttattctctctctctctctatttcccaCATAGCTTAGCTGACAGGTGTACACCACTCTGTGCAGCTTCTTATTGGTTGTGATGGATCTTGTGAACTATTtctctgagctggccttgaactctgagtctctcAATCTCAATGTCCCATGCTCAGCACTGGGGGTTTTCCATGTAAGCTAGAAGGATGTGAACACTTAGGGTTCCAGGTGTTTTGTTCAAGAGCTCAAAAATAGTAAAAAGATTGTGTTACCTGTTCCAATAAGTACTCTCTCTCATCCACGAGCTTTTTCAACCTAATATCTGAAGAAACCAGAAAGACAGAGGTTCAGATGGGTCCACACGCTGTACTTTGTAGCATGCACAAATTCAAGAATGCTCATTTAAGTTAGTGAAATAAGTGATGAAAGTCATACACATACCACGATGAATGAGGCCACAGACAGGATGGGGGAGGAGCTCAGCCAGTGGGGTGCTGCCAGCCTCCCCGACATGCTTCTCCTCAGGATGGCCTCTGGCTCATGCAAACAGGCTAATCTTCTACTTAGGTTAGCATGCAAGAACGCTAGGCAACCACACTGCAACACAAGATCTCACAGGCTTCATGTTGAACATCTTCAGTAAGGTACAAACACACGGAAAAGCAGTGATTCAAGAGCAACAGGTTTCCATTAGAATTCCTTTCCGAGTTCACATCCCAGGTGGACTGATCATTCCCCTTGGTCTCTCCAATGGCAGAGCTTTTACTCTGTATTTATGAGTCATAAGCCCGCTGACAACACATTTGCCCAACAGTTCTGGGCTCTGAGATTCCTCTCACCCCAGTGCCGGAGAATTCCCAAGGGTCACTCTGAGAGTGTCAACTAGAATCTTCAGACCCACGTGTATTGTCACATACACACAAGATGGCGGGCACTTGGGTGCCGCCAGCCCATCAGCCCGGGAGCTCGTCAGGCAAGCCTTCActgtattcttcttcttcttcagatgaggcagaggcccaggacaGCGGAGGAGCCTCCTAGGGTGACCACTGTCCTCAGCGGACCTCCCCTCCCGATCTCCACGGGGTGGAACCCTGGCTCCCTAGCTTGAGCTCTCACTCTTAAAGGGACCTTGCCTCACACGATCTCACTCCAAATTCCTCAGTAAAAAATGAACTTCGAATGGCCgtgtgaaaagaaaagaattcctaTAAAATGCATCTTTGTTTTGACTTAAAGACCAACAGCCAGGTGGCAGTTTGAAAGCACTAGGGCTGTTCAAGTGTTGTATGGAGATCTGATCCCCATTCCAACCCGAAAGGTGGTTCGTGCCCATCGGCCCCCGAGGCTAAGTGGCTCTTCCAAATCAAACATCTGCAACGTGTATTTCGCATCCTATGGGCTAATCTCCGAGGCGACCGGGTGCTTTGAGGGTGCTGTGGGTCCATGGGTTCATTTTGGCCCCAGGCCCCCTCCTCTCACTGCCAAGGAGAGCTCTTTCCCCCTCTGTCTGCACAGACACGGGGTTTTACCAATAACCAAGGACCGCCACgcgtcctctctccctcctcgtACCGACTGCCATGGAAACCCACCAGGCAGCCTTCCTTTGCTGAGGCCACCTCAAGGACCAAGCCTCCTCCACTCCAGCAGGAGGCACAACCAAGTGGCGGCCGAGAACTGTGCAGAGAGAGCATCTCCCTACACCACCCAGCCAGCAGGCGCCCGCCAGGACGGTCGAGAGAGGGACGGCAGACGGGGGCAGGGGGGGCTCTGAGGACTTTCCTTCTGGAAGATGAAGCACTCTGCACACGGCTACCAGAGCACGGGCATATGCCCTACTCGTCCTTCAGAGGCCAGGGCATGGCAAGGAATCTTGGTGTGTCCCCCGGATGACGGTCACGGTGGTACGCTAGGAAGGGGTGCACCAGTGGAAGAGCAGGAGCCAAACCCTCGGACACCCCCACACCACGGTGGTAACATTCCAGGCTCCCGGTGAGAGGGGAAACTTCATGTCCAGGCTGCTAGGTGTTGTATTCATTAGAAACGCTAAGCATCACAGAAAGCGGCCAATGCCGCATATCTGCTTCTCACAGGCTCTTTATGAAACTTCAGTGCTTTCTATGTTTTATACACCAACCTACAAACTTCTTAGCTCCCCTATTTGCTAAATATACTTGGCATTATGCTTTTGGAGAAAGAATCACACTTGCCTGCAATAGCTACATTCTGACTTCAGCTGAAAAACAGCCAAGCGTTTGTTTTAAGGCCTCGGGTGAGTGGTTGTCTCGCAGTGAGTGACAAAGGGGTAAACAGCGAGTGTAAGATGCCCGGGCTGGTGGGGAACTGAGCTCTGGGCTGAGCCGGGAGAGAGAAGGATGCCCAATGCGGGAATGTGCTGTTGAAGAACACCAGGGGAAAAGAAAGCGCTTAAAATAGTTGCATGATGTCACCCCGAGCGCCTTCAGCTGCTGGCTCACTCCCGGGAAGGCCTCTGGAAGGGAGGATGAGAGCTATTTTCCGGCGTACGTTCCAGGCCGAATGCGTCCTGCCTAAAGTTAGAGCCGAGTGACTGCTGCCCTGCACGGCGCTGCACAGCCCTGGGGCCCAGCCTCCCACGAGCTCCTGCCTTCCCATGTGCGTGTCCGTGGCACAGATGGAGACGTCCCATCCCCCATGTCCTCTTCTTCGGGACACCTGCACAGTCACAGCAAGGCTGCTCGTCACGGCTCCGGGGCCCAGATGGAGTCTCTCCTCAGCCAGGATCTGACCGGGCCGGCCCACGGAGCACAGGAGACCAGGGAGGACCACAGAGTCCTCCTTACTGGGGCCCCTCCCTGGCACCAGGCCAGCCACTAGGAGGCGCTCACCTATCACTGATGAAGACATCAGAAGGCACTGGAAGGGGTGTGCGGAACCCTAGGGTTGTTCACGGGTGGGCGTGGCTTCAAGAGGCCACTGAACCAGCAGCCAGGGTCCCAGGTCAAGGACCCAAAGACCAAAACCACAGGCTTGTAAAATCacaaaatgcttttatttcaaTTACATAACCCTTAGGCTTGCCTCAAATTCTGCTGAGGTTTTGGTCCTTTTGAGGTCATTCTATCTTGTAACAGTAGTACACATTTACAATTCCATAAAGGGTCGACAGAACTCATAATGTACATTCCCCGTGTTGAACAATTTTTACAGTTGCTTTTTTTATtcaactttacaattatttttaattttttatatagaaaatatgTATTTCCTTCAAGTAGATCAAAGCAAGAACTTTCCAGTAAGACTATaccaagaaacaataaaaatatttatgccaAAATACCAAAAATTATTCAACTCTTAAAGACACCCTACTATATGCAAACTACTAGTTAGTAGTTTGTATGAGAAGTATTCTTTTGTACTCTTCTTTGGAACAATGATTAGACATTcaaacagacagagaaataaatttgAGGCTATGTATTTTTGAAGCGACAGTAGCTCCTAAATACTACACTAGGAAGTGAAATGTCAAATACcacttccaggaaaaaaaaaaaaagcttaaatttatttttgtaaaatgaatTTGGTGTGTCATCCACATGGAATCACGAAATAAACTCAGGTATCACTGCAGTGAGATCTGAAGGCACCGATGCGTGTTCAACAGTTCTGAGGGAAAGCAAACAAGTCCTCCCCGTGCCTTCCACACACTTCTCCTTGCCCCAAACCATCAGCTGAGGTTCTAAAGTGCACATCTTACCACCCAGTGACCTATATACTACTTAACTGTTTATCTCctctaaataaaatcccatacatatatatctgaatGAGACGTAGCTATTTAAATGTCCATTATAGTCATGATGCAGAAATCGAAGGATGCTATTTGGTCATTTCAGTTAAAGGCTGATATATTTGGTCAAGAATAACCACATTCATAGTGACCTAAGGCAAATAGTTTTACTTCAGGCTGCAGTCCAGATAGTGAGGGCATACACTACTGTTTGGCGTTGATGATGGGCTGCTCTTGATTAGAACTTAATGTGAAAACAAACGTGTCTTTCTTTCTAATCTGGGTGATCCTATCAATGATTCAATACTAATTAAATACTAATCTATTGGTAACAGTCTATAACTTAAAGTGGATGGTTGTCATACAGTGCTTCTGCAGCATTTCAGAGCACGCTGCGAGCCTGCGCAgtggaagggaaggcaaggggcTCGGGTGACTGGGTTCACTGTGCAGTCCCGAGCTTCCTCCACGCCGGCCCGCTGCTGCCCTCCGCCCTAGGACATGGTGCAGTCTTCTTTGCTCTTGCCCTTCTCGCTCCCTGTTCGTGGACATCCCCGGCCTTCCGAGTCGAGGTCTCGCGGCTCCCCTGCGGACGCCGACAAGTCGTCGCTATCCAGACTGATGCCGTCTAACGCTTTGGCTGCTGTCTGACCTGAGTGCTCGGCACCATGGCCGCCTTGTGCGGGGCCTTTCTTTTCCGGCAGGGAGCTGCCGTTTCCTATTTCATTCTCGGGCTCTGCACGACTGCTCTGATCCTCTGTAGTCTGCTCATCTAACTGACTGCTCGCCCCAGGGCCTGCCGACTGAACTGGCCCGTCCTCAAGAGTCACCGTGTCTCCTCCAGCCGtcacttccccttccttcccgctGACCTCATCATCCTCGGGGCTCGCTGGGCCCCCCGGAGCAATTTCAGGATTCTCCGTCGTCTCCCTGAGGGCTGGTGTGACTTGGCTGTTGTCAGCAAGCTGCAcctgccccccttccccagcTCCACCTGCCTCTGCGCCCCGACACGCCCACGCGCTCTTCACATCCAGGGGGCTCTCGACGGGGGCTGGCGtcctcttcttcttgtttttctttttcttgttcttcgcCTTCTTCTGCGAGGAATCCAGTGCCTCGGCCGGCGGGGGGGTCTTGTCTGCGTCTGCTTCGCTGTCGGCGTCCGCCCTCCTGGGGCTGCTCTGCGCGGGGGGCTCCTCGAGCCGGCCTCCTTCCTGGGCGGGGAGCTCGCGTTCTACGCTGCGCCCGGTGCCGGGGTCCAACTTAGCAGCCGTGCACTTTCCGTCAGGGTTCACGGTGGCCCTGCTGTGCGCGGGGGGGTTGGAGGCCGCTGTGTCCACTTGCTCCTTGGCCACGACCTCGTTCTCCACGTGGTTCCCACCTGGGCCCCCGGGGGTTGCACGGCTTATCTTTTCGGCGTCAGGCATCTTCTCGGGCATGGACTCCCGACAGGATTTTTCTCCATCTGTCTTCAGATCCTCCCGTTTTCCTCTATCCTGCCTCACTACGGAATTCTCCCTGTGGTTCTGGGTATCCGAAGCATTCCCACCGTCCTGCACGGGCTCCGGACCGGGCGGCTCTCCGTCTAACTCCCGCAGACAGCCGGCCCGCTCGGGGGAAGCTCGGGTCCTGCCATCTGCCGTGTGCGCCGCCTTGTCTGCCCCGACCTGCTCTGGACTTTCAAGCACAGAAGCATTCCCTAGACTCTGGCCTCGCACCTGCCCCTCCCGTCCGGCACTCGCTAAGGGTCCCGGGGACGAGGCATTGTGTTCAGCACTTTCACCAGGGCGCAAGCCCTCTACGTCCGCACACTCCTTTCCCGTGTGCTCCTTGCGCTGTTCTTGCTCAGCATTCTGCAAGGTTTCTCTTTTCCCCACAGTctccacaatttcttttttcaccTCCACTCCATTGGCTCTTCCTAAAAGACCATTGAGAGAATTGAAGGGACCCCGTGATGCAGTGACCAGTTAATAGAGAGCAAAATGCAAACCCATTCTaacgcccccccagccccggtgCTAGAGGAGGAGCGCCACCGGAGAGTCACACGGCACAGAAGCCGTCGCCAGTTCTGTGTGGCAGAGCAGCCAGTGCATTAGTGCGGTTTGGAGCAGCAGAGGCCACGGCCCCGGGCGGCCCCCTGGCGCGGCGGCTGCGTGCTGCCCACGGGCACTGCTTTCCCAAGGTGAACGAACCGGAAGAGCCCTGGTCAGGCAGCCACGTGGTCCCAAAGGACCCCGCCTAACTTCAGCCAGACCACACCGCACATCACGCGGCCCTACGCGTGGCTTCCAATCTGTACACGGCTGCTCACTCATCTGGCTTTGGGAACTCAGCCTCGAGATCCATTTCAAGCAATGGGCTTTTGAAGTAGCCCCTGCCCGGTAGAAGGAAATCTATGGTCCACCTCCCGGGCACCATTGTCTTCCTGACCAAGTGCTCCGTGTCTGCCCTGAGCACCCCTGCTCTGTCCACGAACATTCTCTCAGGCAGGGAGAAACTTCCTGAGGCAGCCGATGAACACCGAAGGTCAAGGTGACCTTGTAATTCACTGGCCAGCCACCACTGCTTTGGAAGGACaatgctctctctctgtctctctctctctctctctctctctctctctctctctctctctctctctctcagtggtactagggtttgaagttaGGACCTTGTGCTTCCTAGGCGAGGGCCCTACCATGGGGGCCATACCCCTAGCTTTAGGAATAGgcagtttcatttttctatttgggGTTCTCCaaagcaaaaatacaaaactCTAGCCTGTTAAGACAGGCTGCTGCTAGGTGGCCCTCTTACTGTCTAGGGGTCTCCAAGGTGGGATCACTGGCCCCAAGAAAATGGGGGAAATATCAGTACTTCCAGTAATTTCTACTATTGTTTGGTAATGTACTGTTACTTGATGATGCTCATTTCATATTAATGAAGTCACTTTTATATACAAACTTAAAATACACATGCTCTAGGAAGCTCCAATAGTTTCTTTACAGATGGGATGTGTGCTTAGAAAATCTTTGGAGACCATTTACACATGTAAATGGCTATTTCTGGCCCTTTAAGCACCTCACAAAGCTTACCAAAGATCTGTACAATGAGTATTTAGACAGGAGCAGCAAGATCGGATTCTTAGTTGCTCGGACACCTCTTATAAAGGTGTGACAGGAATTCATTCATCTTTTTCACTAACACCCTCCACACAGTTACAAGACCTATATTTCTTTAGAGTCATGATAATCAGGAGGCACCTTCCTCGAAAGCAGGTCCTGAAAGATGGCGTCtacgggctgggaatggggcctagtggtagagtgcttgcctggtatacatgaagccctgggttcgattcctcagcgccacatatatagacaacggccagagtggcgctgtggctcaagtggcagagcgctagccttgagcaaagagaagccagggacagtgctcagaccctgagtccaaggccggggactggcaaaaaaagaaaaaaaaaagatggcatctACATAAATTAAATGAAGGTGTCTGAGCTGCGGTGGAGGGTCCCGGATGCTGACTTTGTTGCTGCCTCAAGAGAGGCTAGAAGGTCATTAGCTACCGAGGCCAGATGGGACAGGATCTCAAAGCCGAATACCATGACAGCTAACTGAAAACATCTGGATTTCCCCAGGTCACATTCTTGCAGAAGCAAAAAGATGGCAACCCGGAAGATCACTGGTGACCGAGGTGGGCGGGTCCTACCTCCTGCAGCGCGGGCCACGCCCACTGCCGAGGCCGCCCGTCCACCTGTGGGGCAGCTTTGGGCCCCAAGCATCGCTGTGCTATGCATGCGAGCCTTGTGCACTCGAACCCCTGCATGGCACACCGGAGGTGCAAGAATGATGGGCTACTGAGGTCAGCTGTGCCACTCCCTGGCTTGCCCTACGCTGGTCTAGTGACAGCTGAAGACCACACTACTCTCCACACTGTCACATGATTTCGgcacttgcatttttttcttgcattcacAGCCTTACACCCCGGTAACTCTGAGAAGCAAAAGAAATGTGTACATGAGCCATTGGTGGTAAGCACTGGGCAGAGATGCATGCCCGACAGCACGTGTGGACAATCACATGGGTTGGCAAGGAAATTCCCATGGAGTGACAGCACAAATGACATGCGGTGTGGCTGTTAATTGATCAGTGGTGACTGCGTTGATTCTGATAATGCATGGAAGGTGAACCAATGCTGGCTGGAAGCCTCAAAGGatccaaaggaaaacaaaggctTACCCAGTGTCCCGTCGCCGGCTGACTGGAGGGCGTTTAACTCTTCTTTTGTCATCTTAGTCGGGCCTTGGTATCCGACGTTATTTAGTGTGTCCGAAGTCTCTCCATTGGTAGCTGTTTCTGAATTTAGGATTATTCCGTGTTTCTGGGAACAAAACACACTCACTGTAACCCTCAGAGATAATCAGCATAACTTCCGTTTCATTCGTAACTACAGGAGAGGAGGACGTTTGTGCTGTAGAGGGTGGCTACACAGGAACAAAGAAGTGCCTGGCATCAGTCGCTAACACCCAGGCAACCACGCAGATCTTGATGGCTTCCTCCAAAAGCTGCTTCCTGATTTGTTCCGCTACTAAATTTCTGGGGACAAGATCTTCCCAACAGCACCCTTGGGACGAGGGCGGATGCCTGCGAGCACCTACCAAGTGGAGAACTGAGCGCGCACGCGAAGGAGCCTGTAGCCCTAAGACTCCAGCTGCGGCCAGgcgcagtggctcatgcctgaaattccagctactccagaggagaCCGAGAACTGCtgttcaaggtcaacctgggtAAAAAGGTCATGAGAGTCCATTTCaaccaactgacaaaaaataaacaaaaaaagctgggctggtggCTCGGTATTCCAGCACACCCAGGAGGATGATGgcctaggctagcctgggcatacATTTCGGACCCTATCTGAAAGCTAAGTAAAACAAAAGGGGCCGGGGCATATGGTTccagtggcaaagcacctgcctagcaagcccaaggccaaagccttccagagttcaaacctcagcactgccacgcaaaacaaaaacaagacagccttaaagaagaaaaacaactttAACGCCGGCTGTGGCTAAGCACGGTGGgacacgcctgcaatcccagcacttgggagggggAGCAGCAGGATTGGGGGTTGGAGGACAGTTTAGCTTCAGCACACAAGGCGTTTGTTTCTCGGCGCCGGTTTACCGAGTCCCGGTCTACTGCGCTGGCTCTGACTCGGCAGTTCAGGCGCTGGGAAGTGGGGCACGGCTGGATCCCACCCCTGGACTCTGCCCTCTCCGGACATCGCTGGGGTCAGTGCCTTCCCTCTCAGCACACCCCGCCTGCGCTGGAAGAGTCACCCAGAGCCCAACGTTGGGCTGTCAAGGTCACCAAGGACCCCTCCGCATGGCCCCCACAGGACACGtgaccccctctccccccgaGGGCTAGCACATCTCAAGGTCTAATTACCACAGGCCTCCTCTACCACTTACCCAGACAATGTTCCCTTGGAGAAGCCCTGGGACCTGAGGCTTAGAACAAGGAATCGAGTGCATTCTCTAACTGAAGAATGCCCCGGAGGGCTAACCAACACTCGTGAGAAAAATACCTTTAAATAAGTGTCAGAAAAATCAGAGCCAGAATTCTGAGCTGCTTTCCAGATCAGCTGCTTGTGGACATCAAACGGCCCTGGGCCTCACACCCACCTCTACACTCACTGCAACATGTCTGGACCGCGCCGGGGAACCCCGGATTTGAATTTATTGGCATACTATATCCAAGACGTGCAACCGTCGCTAGCATTCACGCAGCCACAGAACCCCAGAAACTGAATGCTGGTGTCATACCTTTAACTCCTCTTTCAGCTGGACTACTTCTTCTCTAAGATCATCTCGTTCACTCCTTATGGAATCAAAgaactctttctgcctctctaacGCCTGAGTGTGCAGCAGAgccaggagaaggaaggagaagggaggaggcacAGATCAGCAGGTTACTTAAGGTACACAGCGGAGGCTCCACCGCGCAAAGCACACACGGACTGAAGGCACGAGACAGTGTCGTCTTCAGGGCACAAGGAAAAGGCAGGCAGGGAGCACCCGTGCTGCGTTCCGTCTAGACACCCAGGAAATGCAAAGG from Perognathus longimembris pacificus isolate PPM17 chromosome 4, ASM2315922v1, whole genome shotgun sequence includes the following:
- the Lrrfip1 gene encoding leucine-rich repeat flightless-interacting protein 1 isoform X11 yields the protein MGTQGSGRRRLPNRERLTAEDDALNQIAREAEARLAAKRAARAEAREIRMRELERQQKEPSEYSSHLNSSSRASSRASSARASPVVEERPEKDFTEKGSRNMPGLSAATLASLGGTSSRRGSGDTSISMDTEASIREIKELNELKDQIQDVEGKYMQGLKEMKDSLAEVEEKYKKAMVSNAQLDNEKTNFMYQVDTLKDTLLELEEQLAESQRLYEEKSKELEREKHAHSVLQFQFAEVKEALRQREDMLEEIRQLQQKQASYIREISDLQETIEWKDKKIGALERQKEFFDSIRSERDDLREEVVQLKEELKKHGIILNSETATNGETSDTLNNVGYQGPTKMTKEELNALQSAGDGTLGRANGVEVKKEIVETVGKRETLQNAEQEQRKEHTGKECADVEGLRPGESAEHNASSPGPLASAGREGQVRGQSLGNASVLESPEQVGADKAAHTADGRTRASPERAGCLRELDGEPPGPEPVQDGGNASDTQNHRENSVVRQDRGKREDLKTDGEKSCRESMPEKMPDAEKISRATPGGPGGNHVENEVVAKEQVDTAASNPPAHSRATVNPDGKCTAAKLDPGTGRSVERELPAQEGGRLEEPPAQSSPRRADADSEADADKTPPPAEALDSSQKKAKNKKKKNKKKRTPAPVESPLDVKSAWACRGAEAGGAGEGGQVQLADNSQVTPALRETTENPEIAPGGPASPEDDEVSGKEGEVTAGGDTVTLEDGPVQSAGPGASSQLDEQTTEDQSSRAEPENEIGNGSSLPEKKGPAQGGHGAEHSGQTAAKALDGISLDSDDLSASAGEPRDLDSEGRGCPRTGSEKGKSKEDCTMS
- the Lrrfip1 gene encoding leucine-rich repeat flightless-interacting protein 1 isoform X14, producing MGTQGSGRRRLPNRERLTAEDDALNQIAREAEARLAAKRAARAEAREIRMRELERQQKEIYQVQKKYYGLDTKWGDIERWMEDSERYSRRSRRNTSASDEEERASVGSRGSLRVEERPEKDFTEKGSRNMPGLSAATLASLGGTSSRRGSGDTSISMDTEASIREIKELNELKDQIQDVEGKYMQGLKEMKDSLAEVEEKYKKAMVSNAQLDNEKTNFMYQVDTLKDTLLELEEQLAESQRLYEEKSKELEREKHAHSVLQFQFAEVKEALRQREDMLEKHGIILNSETATNGETSDTLNNVGYQGPTKMTKEELNALQSAGDGTLGRANGVEVKKEIVETVGKRETLQNAEQEQRKEHTGKECADVEGLRPGESAEHNASSPGPLASAGREGQVRGQSLGNASVLESPEQVGADKAAHTADGRTRASPERAGCLRELDGEPPGPEPVQDGGNASDTQNHRENSVVRQDRGKREDLKTDGEKSCRESMPEKMPDAEKISRATPGGPGGNHVENEVVAKEQVDTAASNPPAHSRATVNPDGKCTAAKLDPGTGRSVERELPAQEGGRLEEPPAQSSPRRADADSEADADKTPPPAEALDSSQKKAKNKKKKNKKKRTPAPVESPLDVKSAWACRGAEAGGAGEGGQVQLADNSQVTPALRETTENPEIAPGGPASPEDDEVSGKEGEVTAGGDTVTLEDGPVQSAGPGASSQLDEQTTEDQSSRAEPENEIGNGSSLPEKKGPAQGGHGAEHSGQTAAKALDGISLDSDDLSASAGEPRDLDSEGRGCPRTGSEKGKSKEDCTMS
- the Lrrfip1 gene encoding leucine-rich repeat flightless-interacting protein 1 isoform X17; this translates as MGTQGSGRRRLPNRERLTAEDDALNQIAREAEARLAAKRAARAEAREIRMRELERQQKEIYQVQKKYYGLDTKWGDIERWMEDSERYSRRSRRNTSASDEEERASVGSRGSLRVEERPEKDFTEKGSRNMPGLSAATLASLGGTSSRRGSGDTSISMDTEASIREIKDSLAEVEEKYKKAMVSNAQLDNEKTNFMYQVDTLKDTLLELEEQLAESQRLYEEKSKELEREKHAHSVLQFQFAEVKEALRQREDMLEKHGIILNSETATNGETSDTLNNVGYQGPTKMTKEELNALQSAGDGTLGRANGVEVKKEIVETVGKRETLQNAEQEQRKEHTGKECADVEGLRPGESAEHNASSPGPLASAGREGQVRGQSLGNASVLESPEQVGADKAAHTADGRTRASPERAGCLRELDGEPPGPEPVQDGGNASDTQNHRENSVVRQDRGKREDLKTDGEKSCRESMPEKMPDAEKISRATPGGPGGNHVENEVVAKEQVDTAASNPPAHSRATVNPDGKCTAAKLDPGTGRSVERELPAQEGGRLEEPPAQSSPRRADADSEADADKTPPPAEALDSSQKKAKNKKKKNKKKRTPAPVESPLDVKSAWACRGAEAGGAGEGGQVQLADNSQVTPALRETTENPEIAPGGPASPEDDEVSGKEGEVTAGGDTVTLEDGPVQSAGPGASSQLDEQTTEDQSSRAEPENEIGNGSSLPEKKGPAQGGHGAEHSGQTAAKALDGISLDSDDLSASAGEPRDLDSEGRGCPRTGSEKGKSKEDCTMS